From Anopheles arabiensis isolate DONGOLA chromosome 3, AaraD3, whole genome shotgun sequence, a single genomic window includes:
- the LOC120904175 gene encoding integrator complex subunit 8, with the protein MDLLKPRTVPLSEETILWFEFLLKPSLLAKHLNKANPDPSPTDLITQFLAKAPEGQTHPPDLTAPDPDGAHRSDGLKYTKKQLALKILALKVAAFMRWDLDKLERTLSVSLQIQLLADLCSITAGKMVALPSSLLQDPALIGTDGSRHSFNFALTLYHRWVLRAQVLRAAVIKNIKSNHGPAVPDLTTFVLRDESSIPALEPITQLSIDYLNQVLMEPQTFRVLTYESFVPLDSNSEHTQQRFDAAIAIKPCELRAQLHYDLCQYYLYVQKYELARQNVLLCKDNYAQWQREEIGRTGLPPAYCTVSAEVLQGYLLACGVTGEPDGLLQRLHESILNHYSDIVMILKEDNLRKEIPMTQRKLLELNIEGYNAIGSTDGNPIEQKELELAVVALNIIRYVMDGENILSCNVALQKYKNQQPKLIESLFQYADEQYEQFSLEERGLLKRYFYKIITLYGGELGPAFEAYVQSYSKVVSLQELKDFRAQHTQPETQLGGVALQSDWVIPETKNPRLEVGQLERQLISCTSANAVRKLLVKIAGTNPSKPLFTINPSWTIPYPLEQVLIPLQRGFLQDFAYILIGKARELTARKEYATAITLLTVLKNETQRPELAGNPLIAKLGKMVSWEGLLVQIQQVLDEWPRKPVDQAQLVRNCKQCLNAAAAGGGNELMPHAKLLDHCAALLLNLNEWNALLVPVDKRFPGIELCSAITQAFLDIEKFKGTKKTNREAWEMILPMFLNPPGSRQRQLPPDGPLVLLIGKLREPLVISILLSLLAKLHNILRDEANAEMNAEYMFLWPSNVNNTSIYNVKLVIEALNLLLNQALRYYPNNIPWLKLKGDVEFVANNFEAAMRYYVTALISGTEYCTVHLQRPLMDDFLIRRMVKCSTNLGCFVQAAVLCQFFDETDYGLAFKSISEKSASYSDAMDSYYSCIWDPTLLEFIVNWHYKKGEHKRRLQAVSFIGQLELNANNNDEIKREAAAVRKNRFLRSLAKQYMC; encoded by the exons ATGGATTTACTCAAACCGAGAACAGTTCCGCTGTCGGAGGAAACCATCTTGTGGTTCGAGTTTTTGCTAAAACCTTCGCTGCTAGCCAAACACCTCAACAAAGCGAACCCTG ATCCCTCCCCAACGGACCTTATAACCCAGTTTCTCGCCAAAGCACCGGAAGGTCAAACGCATCCGCCCGATCTGACGGCACCCGACCCGGACGGGGCGCACCGGTCGGATGGACTGAAGTACACCAAGAAGCAGCTGGCGCTGAAAATTCTCGCCCTCAAGGTGGCAGCCTTCATGCGCTGGGACCTAGACAAGCTGGAGCGAACGCTTTCCGTCTCGCTGCAGATACAGCTGCTAGCCGATCTGTGCAGCATAACGGCGGGCAAAATGGTGGCACTGCCGTCGTCGCTGCTCCAGGATCCGGCGCTGATCGGTACGGATGGGTCGCGGCATTCATTCAACTTTGCGCTTACGCTGTACCATCGGTGGGTGCTGCGGGCGCAGGTACTGCGTGCGGCCGTTATCAAGAACATCAAATCCAACCACGG CCCCGCCGTTCCCGACCTGACCACGTTTGTGCTGCGGGACGAATCATCCATTCCGGCGCTCGAGCCCATCACCCAGCTCAGCATCGACTACCTCAACCAGGTGCTGATGGAGCCGCAAACGTTTCGCGTCCTCACGTACGAATCCTTTGTGCCGCTCGATTCCAACAGCGAGCATACGCAGCAACGGTTCGATGCGGCGATCGCGATTAAACCGTGCGAACTGCGGGCCCAGCTGCATTACGACCTCTGCCAGTACTACCTGTACGTGCAGAAGTACGAGCTGGCCCGGCAGAATGTGCTGCTGTGCAAGGACAACTATGCCCAGTGGCAGCGGGAGGAGATTGGCCGGACCGGGCTGCCGCCGGCCTACTGCACCGTGAGCGCGGAAGTGCTGCAGGGCTACCTGCTGGCGTGCGGTGTCACCGGCGAACCGGACGGGCTGCTGCAGCGGCTGCACGAATCGATCCTCAACCACTACTCCGACATCGTGATGATACTGAAGGAGGACAACCTGCGCAAGGAAATACCGATGACGCAGCGCAAGCTGCTCGAGCTCAACATCGAAGGGTACAACGCGATCGGCAGCACCGACGGCAACCCGATCGAGCAGAAGGAGCTGGAGCTGGCCGTGGTTGCGCTCAACATCATCCGGTACGTGATGGACGGGGAGAACATACTCAGCTGCAACGTGGCGCTGCAGAAGTACAAAAACCAGCAGCCGAAGCTGATCGAATCGCTGTTCCAGTATGCGGACGAGCAGTACGAGCAGTTCTCGCTGGAGGAGCGGGGGCTGTTGAAGCGATACTTTTACAAAATCATCACCCTGTACGGGGGCGAGCTGGGACCCGCCTTCGAGGCGTACGTGCAAAGCTACTCGAAGGTGGTGTCGCTGCAGGAGCTGAAAGACTTTCGCGCCCAGCATACGCAGCCAGAAACGCAGCTGGGAGGTGTTGCGCTCCAGAGCGATTGGGTGATACCGGAGACAAAGA ATCCCCGTCTCGAGGTTGGCCAGCTTGAACGTCAGCTTATCTCCTGCACCTCGGCAAACGCGGTCCGCAAGCTGCTGGTGAAGATTGCCGGAACGAACCCCTCGAAGCCACTGTTTACGATCAATCCCAGCTGGACGATCCCGTACCCACTGGAGCAGGTGTTAATTCCCCTGCAGCGCGGTTTCCTGCAGGACTTTGCATATATCCTTATCGGGAAGGCAAGGGAACTGACCGCCCGGAAAGAGTACGCCACTGCCATCACGCTGCTGACTGTGCTGAAAAATGAAACGCAGCGGCCCGAGCTGGCGGGCAATCCGCTGATTGCAAAGCTCGGCAAGATGGTGTCCTGGGAAGGGTTGCTCGTACAGATCCAGCAGGTGCTCGACGAGTGGCCCCGCAAACCGGTCGACCAGGCGCAGCTCGTGCGCAACTGCAAGCAGTGCCTGAATGCGGCGGCGGCCGGCGGCGGCAACGAACTGATGCCGCACGCCAAACTGCTCGACCACTGTGCCGCCCTGCTGCTGAACCTGAACGAATGGAACGCGCTGCTCGTGCCGGTCGACAAGCGCTTCCCCGGGATCGAGCTGTGTTCGGCCATTACGCAGGCCTTTCTGGACATTGAGAAGTTTAAGGGCACGAAGAAAACGAACCGCGAGGCGTGGGAAATGATACTGCCGATGTTTCTCAATCCGCCCGGCTCGCGGCAACGGCAGCTACCGCCCGACGGTCCGCTGGTGCTGCTCATTGGCAAGCTGCGGGAACCGCTGGTCATCTCGATACTGCTGTCGCTGCTGGCGAAGCTGCACAACATCTTGCGCGACGAAGCGAACGCGGAAATGAACGCCGAGTACATGTTCCTCTGGCCATCGAACGTGAACAA CACTTCCATCTACAACGTGAAGCTCGTCATCGAGGCACTGAACCTGCTGCTCAATCAAGCCCTTCGCTACTATCCGAACAACATCCCCTGGCTGAAGCTGAAGGGGGACGTCGAGTTTGTCGCGAACAATTTCGAAGCCGCCATGCGCTACTACGTGACGGCACTAATCTCCGGCACCGAGTACTGTACCGTCCATCTGCAGCGCCCGCTGATGGACGACTTTCTGATCCGGCGCATGGTGAAGTGCAGCACCAATCTGGGGTGCTTCGTGCAGGCCGCCGTGCTCTGCCAGTTCTTTGACGAGACGGACTATGGGCTCGCGTTTAAGAGCATCAGCGAAAAGTCGGCCAGCTACTCGGATGCGATGGATTCGTACTACAGCTGCATCTGGGACCCGACGCTGCTCGAGTTCATTGTCAACTGGCACTACAAGAAGGGTGAGCACAAGCGGCGACTGCAAGCG GTCTCTTTCATTGGCCAGCTGGAACTGAACgcaaacaacaacgacgaaATCAAGCGTGAGGCGGCCGCCGTTCGGAAGAACCGCTTCCTTCGCTCCCTTGCGAAACAGTACATGTGCTGA